A region of Moorena sp. SIOASIH DNA encodes the following proteins:
- the prfC gene encoding peptide chain release factor 3: protein MSTELEAELLNAVEHRRNFAIISHPDAGKTTLTEKLLLYGGAIHEAGAVKARRAQRKATSDWMEMEQQRGISITSTVLQFAYEDCQINLLDTPGHQDFSEDTYRTLAAADNAVMLIDAAKGLEPQTRKLFEVCKMRSLPIFTFVNKLDRPAREPLELLDEIEQELGLQTYGVNWPIGMGDRFKGVFDRRGQQIHLFERTAHGSREAKDTVVNLGDPQIEQLLEQDLYYQLKEELEILDGVGPDLDLELIHSGQMTPVFFGSAMTNFGVQLFLDAFLDYAMKPESRQSTVGEIPPTYPDFSGFVFKLQANMDPKHRDRVAFVRVCTGKFEKDMTVSHARTGKTVRLSRPQKLFAQDRESIDVAYAGDVIGLNNPGVFAIGDTIYNGKKLEYEGIPCFSPELFAYLKNPNPSKFKQFQKGVKELREEGAVQIMYSVDESKRDPILAAVGQLQFEVVQFRLRNEYGVDTRLDMLPYSVARWVAGGWEALEKAGRLFNTVTVKDNWGRPVLLFKNQWNLQQVAEDHPELDLNSSAPVVSGSEPKST from the coding sequence ATGTCCACTGAACTTGAGGCAGAATTGCTCAACGCTGTTGAACACCGCCGTAACTTTGCGATTATTTCCCACCCGGACGCGGGTAAAACTACATTGACAGAAAAATTATTACTCTATGGTGGAGCAATTCACGAAGCCGGAGCAGTGAAGGCACGGCGAGCTCAGCGCAAGGCAACCTCGGACTGGATGGAAATGGAGCAACAACGGGGAATTTCGATTACCTCGACGGTGTTGCAGTTTGCCTATGAGGACTGTCAGATTAATTTACTCGACACACCCGGACACCAAGATTTCAGTGAGGATACCTATCGCACTCTGGCAGCAGCTGATAATGCGGTGATGCTGATTGATGCAGCAAAGGGTCTAGAGCCCCAAACCAGGAAATTGTTTGAAGTGTGCAAAATGCGATCGCTTCCTATATTTACCTTTGTCAACAAGCTTGACCGTCCCGCACGAGAACCCCTAGAACTACTCGATGAGATTGAGCAGGAACTGGGATTACAAACCTATGGGGTAAACTGGCCGATTGGCATGGGCGATCGCTTTAAAGGAGTGTTTGACCGCCGAGGACAACAAATCCACTTGTTTGAAAGGACCGCTCACGGCTCCCGGGAAGCAAAGGATACAGTAGTTAATTTGGGAGACCCCCAGATTGAACAGCTCCTCGAACAAGACTTATATTATCAACTAAAGGAAGAGTTAGAAATTCTCGATGGTGTTGGTCCAGACCTGGATTTAGAGTTGATTCATTCCGGTCAAATGACTCCTGTGTTTTTTGGCAGTGCCATGACTAATTTTGGAGTGCAGCTGTTTCTAGATGCTTTTTTGGACTATGCCATGAAACCAGAATCTCGCCAATCCACAGTAGGCGAGATTCCTCCCACTTATCCAGACTTTAGTGGCTTTGTGTTCAAGCTCCAAGCGAATATGGACCCCAAGCACCGGGATAGGGTGGCGTTTGTGCGGGTGTGTACGGGTAAGTTTGAAAAGGATATGACTGTCAGCCATGCTCGTACTGGTAAAACCGTTCGTTTGTCAAGACCCCAAAAGCTGTTTGCTCAAGACCGAGAATCCATTGATGTTGCCTATGCGGGGGATGTGATTGGTTTGAATAATCCGGGGGTGTTTGCCATTGGGGATACGATTTACAACGGTAAGAAGTTGGAGTATGAAGGGATTCCTTGCTTTTCCCCAGAGTTGTTTGCTTATTTGAAGAATCCTAACCCGTCTAAGTTTAAGCAGTTCCAGAAAGGAGTCAAAGAGTTGCGGGAAGAAGGGGCTGTTCAAATTATGTATTCCGTTGATGAGTCGAAGCGGGACCCAATTCTGGCAGCAGTGGGACAGTTGCAATTTGAAGTAGTGCAGTTTCGCCTCAGAAATGAGTATGGCGTAGACACCAGGTTGGATATGTTGCCCTATAGTGTGGCTCGTTGGGTAGCCGGTGGCTGGGAAGCCTTGGAAAAGGCTGGGCGTTTGTTTAATACCGTGACAGTCAAAGATAATTGGGGACGTCCAGTGCTATTGTTTAAGAATCAGTGGAATTTACAGCAAGTCGCAGAAGACCATCCAGAGTTGGATTTGAATTCTAGCGCTCCTGTGGTGTCTGGTTCTGAACCCAAGTCTACATAG
- a CDS encoding phosphate ABC transporter permease — translation MLIPITRQKFEQIVPVLATGLQYRYYWGKFRDFLRRLLISLIAVVVILILALMLGSGFAPFRVLFEITAGLYWLWGPVYWASMRNLKMRRYGYSGFWQGRIEDVFVTEELIGTEEQVNQRGELVIVEHRERRLNLEVEDETGFISQLQVPLERLHKNISPGQIAQMLVMSNQPDLGKIAQTSDIYIPSLDIWVNDYPYVQRDVFVQVSRKLRDEERSYSRQRPRSSRRRRSY, via the coding sequence ATGCTAATTCCCATCACTCGCCAGAAGTTTGAACAAATCGTTCCCGTCCTAGCCACGGGGCTCCAGTATCGCTACTACTGGGGCAAGTTTCGAGATTTTTTAAGGCGACTGTTAATTTCTTTAATCGCAGTTGTGGTGATTTTAATTTTAGCTTTGATGCTTGGTTCAGGTTTTGCTCCCTTCCGGGTATTATTCGAGATCACTGCAGGGCTTTACTGGTTGTGGGGTCCCGTATATTGGGCAAGTATGCGAAACCTAAAGATGCGCCGATATGGCTATAGTGGCTTCTGGCAGGGTCGAATCGAGGATGTATTTGTGACGGAGGAGTTGATTGGTACAGAAGAACAAGTCAATCAGCGGGGTGAGTTGGTAATTGTGGAACACCGGGAGAGACGGTTAAATCTAGAAGTGGAAGATGAAACTGGATTTATAAGTCAGCTGCAAGTTCCCCTAGAACGCCTCCACAAAAATATTTCACCTGGACAAATTGCTCAGATGTTGGTTATGTCCAATCAGCCTGACTTAGGGAAGATTGCCCAGACCAGTGATATTTATATTCCTAGCTTAGACATTTGGGTAAATGACTATCCTTACGTGCAACGAGATGTCTTTGTCCAAGTTAGTCGTAAATTGAGGGATGAAGAGCGCTCTTATTCGAGACAACGTCCCCGTAGTTCTAGGCGTCGAAGGTCTTATTAA